A window from Falco naumanni isolate bFalNau1 chromosome 3, bFalNau1.pat, whole genome shotgun sequence encodes these proteins:
- the ADGRB2 gene encoding adhesion G protein-coupled receptor B2 has protein sequence MKRSGGQRVQKRGKSDAGDDGGIDVSSSVPCSKCPSGARRRRPRPPPPPPPPGPRAPRARSRPRAPPRSPGRARAPAAAAAAAARGWPARCTPRRAGATRAADGAQGKCHRMTAAGPLLLAVISSLLWLTRGFDPAPSACSALASGVLYGSFSLKDLFPTISSGCSWTLENPDPTKYSLYLRFNREEQVCTHFSPMVLPLDHYLANYTCDPRGEAASPPPAHQRPEEEEEEEEEEAELELCEDAGPFTFLHFDKNFVQLCLAAEPEAAPRLLAPQALEFRFVEVLLINNNNSSQFTCSVLCRWLEECLQAPGARRCGFTHAGCSCQAESPPAPRRNGTRHAARTPAPPPTAGDCCPTDLHSANANDFDLPEVPHGNAVEENQKVKTQWPRSADEPGVYMAQTGDPAAEEWSQWSVCSLTCGQGSQVRTRSCVSSPYGTLCSGLLRETRTCNNTATCPVHGAWEEWSPWSLCSVTCGRGARTRTRRCVAPRRGGKACEGPELQAKPCNIASCPVEGQWLEWGAWSRCSVTCANGTQQRTRKCSVSAHGWAECRGAHADARECSNPTCPTDSKWGPWNHWSLCSKTCDTGWQRRFRMCEGTGVQGYPCEGSGEEVKTCNEKKCPAYHEMCKDEYVMLMTWKKTAAGDIIYNKCPPNATGSASRRCLLSPHGIAYWGVPSFARCVSHEYRYLHLSLREHLAKGQRVLAGEGMSQVVRSLLELMARKTYYSGDLLFSVEILRNVTDTFKRATYTPSSEDVQRFFQVVSYMVDAENRDKWEDAQQVSPGSVHLMKVVEDFIHLVGDALKAFQSSLIVTDNLVISIQREPVSAVSSDINFPMKGRRGMKDWARSSEDKLFIPREVLSLTSAETDESSHFVIGAVLYRTLGLILPPPRTPLAVTSKVLTVTVRPPTKPAEPLVLVELSHIINGTSHPQCVTWDYSRTDAGLGNWDTESCQTLETLPAHTKCQCRQLATFAVLSQLPRDLAMDPSGTPSVPLMIGCAVSCMALLTLLVIYAAFWRFIKSERSIILLNFCISILASNVLILVGQSHMLSKGVCTMTAAFLHFFFLSSFCWVLTEAWQSYLAVIGRIRTRLVRKRFLCLGWGLPALVVAVSVGFTRTKGYGTASYCWLSLEGGLLYAFVGPAAVIVLVNMLVGIIVFNKLMSRDGISDKSKKQRAGSKPPPCGSLLLKCTKCGVVSSAAMTSATASSAMASLWSSCVVLPLLALTWMSAVLAMTDRRSILFQVLFAVFNSVQGFVIITVHGFLRREVQDVVKCQMGGCRSEENENSPDSCKNGQVQILTDFEKDVDLACQTVLFKEVNTCNPATITGTLSRISLDGDEDPKLNTTSEGGLGFSSLPGNIPPSSILVQVPKMTPNVVAGLSELGDPPAQQLSLEAPGPVYLCTESSLRPLEYGWLRAPEPPRESDYMMLPRRTGSLKPFPREEGTLGPSAEEGVPGGTGRPVAEGDTYPGFVAVDHINMNLNQPYGTVKAPYGLQFKQHPTVRQILASELSERSRTMPRTVPGSAMKVGSLERKRLRYSDLDFEKVMHTRKRHSELYHELNQKFHTLDRYRAPAAGSSKREKRWSVSSGGGEKSTANDAANPEEQQPQAPAAPPKPWSTFKAMTLGALPSAQRDRLELRCADWEGPCTGLDAADGDFQTEV, from the exons CAAGTGCCCGAGCGgcgcgcgccgccgccgcccccgccccccgccgccgccgccgccaccggggCCCCGCGCGCCGCGcgcccgctcccggccccgcgcgccgccgcgctcccccggGCGCGCCCGGGCAccggctgccgccgccgctgccgccgctcGGGGATGGCCAGCCCGCTGCacgccgcgccgcgccggggctaCACGCGCTGCTGACGGAGCGCAG GGCAAATGCCATAGGATGACCGCTGCTGGTCCCCTCTTACTGGCTGTGATATCTTCTCTCCTGTGGCTCACACGGGGCTTTGACCCGGCTCCCAGCGCCTGCTCCGCTCTGGCCTCTGGCGTCCTCTACGGCTCCTTCTCCCTCAAGGACCTCTTCCCCACCATCTCCTCCGGCTGCTCCTGGACCCTGGAGAACCCTGACCCCACCAAGTACTCGCTCTACCTCCGCTTCAACCGGGAGGAGCAGGTCTGCACCCACTTCTCGCCCATGGTGCTGCCACTTGACCACTACCTGGCCAACTACACCTGCGACCCCCGCGGCGAGgccgccagccccccgcccgctcACCAGCggccggaggaggaggaggaggaggaagaggaggaagctgaGCTGGAGCTGTGCGAGGACGCAGGGCCCTTCACCTTCCTCCATTTCGACAAGAACTTtgtgcagctgtgcctggcGGCCGAGCCCGAGGCAGCCCCCCGCCTCCTGGCCCCCCAAGCCCTGGAATTCCGTTTCGTGGAGGTGCTGCtcatcaacaacaacaactcCAGCCAGTTCACCTGCAGCGTGCTCTGCCGCTGGCTGGAGGAGTGTCTGCAGGCTCCTGGCGCTCGCCGCTGCGGCTTCACCCACGCcggctgcagctgccaggcgGAGAGCCCACCGGCACCGCGGCGCAACGGCACGCGGCACGCCGCCCGCACGCCTGCCCCACCGCCCACCGCCGGTGACTGCTGCCCCACCGACCTGCATTCTGCGAATGCCAATGATTTCGACCTGCCCGAGGTCCCACACG GCAATGCAGTCGAGGAGAACCAGAAGGTGAAGACCCAGTGGCCACGGTCAGCAGACGAGCCGGGTGTCTACATGGCCCAGACAG GGGACCCGGCGGCGGAGGAGTGGTCCCAGTGGAGCGTCTGCTCCCTGACATGCGGGCAGGGCTCCCAGGTGCGGACGCGCTCCTGCGTCTCCTCGCCCTACGGGACACTGTGCAGCGGGCTGCTCCGGGAGACACGGACCTGCAATAACACGGCCACCTGCCCAG TTCACGGCGCGTGGGAAGAGTGGTCCCCGTGGAGCCTGTGCTCGGTGACCTGCGGGCGAGGGGCCAGGACCAGGACGCGGCGGTGCGTGGCCCCGCGGCGCGGAGGGAAAGCCTGCGAGGGCCCCGAGCTGCAGGCCAAGCCCTGCAATATCGCGAGCTGCCCGG TGGAAGGGCAGTGGCTGGAGTGGGGCGCCTGGAGCCGCTGCTCCGTCACCTGCGCCAACGGCACGCAGCAGCGGACGCGCAAGTGCAGCGTCTCGGCCCACGGCTGGGCCGAGTGCCGGGGGGCCCACGCCGACGCCCGGGAGTGCTCCAACCCCACCTGTCCCA CCGACAGCAAATGGGGTCCCTGGAACCACTGGAGCCTCTGCTCCAAGACCTGCGACACCGGCTGGCAGCGCCGCTTCCGCATGTGCGAGGGCACCGGCGTGCAGGGCTACCCCTGCGAGGGCAGCGGCGAGGAGGTGAAGACCTGCAACGAGAAGAAGTGCCCAG CCTACCACGAGATGTGCAAGGATGAGTACGTGATGCTGATGacctggaagaaaacagctgctgGGGACATCATCTACAACAAATGTCCCCCCAATGCCACGG GGTCCGCCAGCCGCCGGTGCCTGCTGAGCCCCCATGGGATCGCCTACTGGGGTGTGCCCAGTTTCGCCCGTTGCGTCTCCCACGAGTACCGATACTTGCATCTCTCA CTGCGGGAGCACCTGGCCAAGGGGCAGCGGGTGCTGGCGGGTGAGGGGATGTCGCAGGTGGTGCGGAGCCTGCTGGAGCTCATGGCCCGCAAGACCTACTACAGCGGGGACCTGCTCTTCTCCGTGGAGATCCTGCGCAATGTCACCGACACCTTCAAGAGGGCCACCTACACCCCGTCCTCTGAGGACGTGCAG CGCTTCTTCCAGGTGGTGAGCTACATGGTGGATGCGGAGAACCGGGATAAGTGGGAGGATGCCCAGCAG GTCTCGCCCGGCTCCGTGCACCTGATGAAGGTGGTGGAGGACTTCATCCACCTGGTGGGTGATGCGCTGAAGGCCTTCCAGAGCTCCCTCATTGTCACCGACAACCTGG TGATCAGCATCCAGAGGGAACCTGTCTCCGCCGTCTCCAGTGACATCAACTTCCCTATGAAGGGGCGCCGGGGCATGAAGGATTGGGCCCGCAGCTCTGAGGACAAGCTCTTcatccccagggaggtgctcAGCCTCACCTCGGCTg aaacagatgaGTCGTCCCACTTCGTCATCGGGGCTGTGCTGTACCGCACGCTGGGGCTGATCCTGCCCCCACCCAG GACCCCCCTGGCCGTCACCTCCAAGGTGCTGACGGTGACAGTGCGCCCGCCAACCAAGCCCGCGGAGCCCCTTGTCCTGGTGGAGCTCTCCCACATCATCAAC GGCACATCCCACCCGCAGTGTGTCACCTGGGACTACTCGAGGAC GGATGCTGGCTTGGGAAACTGGGACACGGAGAGCTGCCAAACCCTGGAGACCCTCCCAGCACACACCAAATGCCAGTGCCGCCAGCTCGCCACCTTCGCCgtcctctcccagctgcccaGAGACCTG GCCATGGACCCCTCGGGCACTCCATCAGTGCCACTGATGATCGGCTGTGCCGTCTCCTGCATGGCCCTGCTGACCCTGCTGGTGATCTACGCGGCCTTCTGGAG GTTCATCAAGTCGGAGCGCTCCATCATCCTGCTCAACTTCTGCATCTCCATCCTGGCCTCCAACGTCCTCATCCTCGTGGGCCAGTCCCACATGCTCAGCAAG GGTGTGTGCACCATGACGGCTGCCTTCCTCCACTTCTTCTTCCTCTCGTCCTTCTGCTGGGTGCTGACGGAGGCCTGGCAGTCCTACCTGGCGGTGATCGGCCGGATCCGGACACGCCTGGTCAGGAAACGCTTCCTGTGCTTGGGATGGG GGTTGCCAGCCCTCGTGGTCGCAGTCTCCGTTGGCTTCACACGGACTAAAGGCTACGGGACGGCGAGCTA CTGCTGGCTCTCGCTGGAGGGCGGTTTGCTCTACGCCTTCGTGGGACCTGCTGCTGTCATTGTGCTG GTGAACATGCTGGTCGGCATCATCGTGTTCAACAAGCTCATGTCCCGCGATGGCATTTCAGATAAGTCCAAAAAGCAGCGAGCTGG CTCCAAGCCCCCCCCCTGCggcagcctgctgctgaaatGCACCAAGTGCGGCGTGGTGTCCAGCGCGGCCATGACCTCCGCCACCGCCAGCAGTGCCAT ggcatCGCTGTGGAGCTCCTGCGTggtcctgcctctgctggcgCTGACCTGGATGTCGGCCGTGCTCGCCATGACCGACCGGCGCTCCATCCTCTTCCAGGTCCTCTTCGCCGTCTTCAACTCCGTCCAGGGCTTCGTCATCATCACCGTGCACGGGTTCCTGCGCCGAGAG GTCCAGGATGTGGTGAAGTGTCAGATGGGGGGGTGCAGGAGCGAGGAGAATGAAAACTCGCCCGACTCCTGCAAGAATGGGCAGGTGCAGATCCTG acagattttgaaaaggATGTTGACCTGGCGTGTCAGACAG TGCTGTTCAAGGAGGTGAACACCTGCAACCCTGCCACCATCACGGGCACCTTGTCCCGCATCTCCCTGGATGGGGATGAAGACCCCAAGCTCAACACCACCTCGGAGGGTGGCCTGGGCTTCTCCAGCCTGCCAGGAAacatccctccctccagcatCCTGGTCCAGGTCCCCAAAATGACACCCAATGTGGTGGCGGGCTTGAGTGAGCTGGGAGACCCGCCGgcacagcagctcagcctggaggCACCGGGTCCCGTCTACCTGTGCACGGAGAGCAGCCTGCGGCCCCTGGAGTACGGCTGGCTGCGGGCCCCCGAGCCCCCGCGGGAGAGCGACTACATGATGCTGCCCCGCCGGACCGGCAGCCTCAAGCCCTTCCCACGGGAGGAGGGCACCCTGGGTCCCAGTGCTGAGGAAGGGGTGCCCGGTGGGACGGGGCGCCCGGTGGCTGAGGGAGACACCTACCCTGGCTTCGTCGCAGTGGACCACATCAACATGAACTTGAACCAGCCCTACGGGACGGTGAAGGCGCCCTACGGCCTCCAGTTCAAGCAGCACCCCACCGTGCGGCAGATCCTGGCCTCGGAGCTGTCGGAGCGCAGCCGCACCATGCCCCGCACTGTCCCCGGCTCCGCCATGAAAGTGGGGTCCCTGGAG AGGAAGAGGTTGCGATACTCTGACCTGGACTTCGAG AAGGTGATGCACACGCGGAAACGCCACTCTGAGCTCTACCACGAGCTCAACCAGAAGTTTCACACGCTGGACCGGTACCGGGCCCCAGCTGCCGGCTCCTCCAAG CGAGAAAAGCGGTGGAGCGTCTCGTCAGGTGGCGGGGAGAAGAGCACGGCCAAT GATGCGGCCAACCCCgaggagcagcagccacaggcgCCGGCTGCGCCACCGAAGCCGTGGAGCACGTTCAAGGCGATGACGCTGGGCGCCCTGCCCAGCGCCCAGCGGGACCGGCTGGAGCTGCGCTGTGCGGACTGGGAGGGCCCCTGCACTGGGCTGGATGCGGCCGATGGCGACTTCCAGACGGAGGTGTGA